TTAAACCGGAGGATTTGGTGAGAAAAACAGAAAGTGATTTTAAGGAAAACTTCAAAGGTAAGTCGATAAAAGATGATGAATGGCCTGAAATATTTGCAAAATTCCCCAAGCTAATCGAAAGGCCCATTTTGATAAAAGATGGTAAAAAAGCGGTGATAGGCAGACCTCCGGAGAAAATACTTGATTTAATTTAACTCCTCCGGTTTAGAAATCCATTCAGATTCGTCAATATGAATTAACAATGTTTTGTTTCTGCTTTTAAAG
The sequence above is a segment of the Chitinophagaceae bacterium genome. Coding sequences within it:
- a CDS encoding arsenate reductase family protein, which translates into the protein MAKYTFLHNPRCRKSREALALALENGINPEIREYLKDPLNAKEVNELLNQLNLKPEDLVRKTESDFKENFKGKSIKDDEWPEIFAKFPKLIERPILIKDGKKAVIGRPPEKILDLI